One genomic region from Rhizomicrobium palustre encodes:
- the upp gene encoding uracil phosphoribosyltransferase: MPKTFPGVTVVDHPLVQHKLTLMRRTSTSTKQFRELLNEIGMLICYEITRELPTELIDIETPLSPMKSPVIEGKKLVFAPILRAGMGFLDGMQNLIPSARVAFIGLYRDPTSLKSVEYYFKAPEDVADRLVVVMDPMLATGNSAIAAVDMLKDKGVTKLRLMCLLAAPEGVEKFTKAHPDVHVWTAAVDDHLNDHGYIVPGLGDAGDRMFGTK, translated from the coding sequence ATGCCCAAGACCTTTCCGGGCGTCACCGTCGTAGACCATCCATTGGTCCAGCATAAGCTCACGCTGATGCGCCGCACGTCTACATCGACCAAGCAGTTCCGCGAGCTGCTCAACGAGATTGGCATGCTGATCTGTTACGAGATCACGCGCGAATTGCCGACAGAGCTGATCGACATCGAAACGCCGCTCTCGCCCATGAAATCCCCGGTGATCGAGGGCAAAAAGCTGGTGTTCGCGCCGATCCTGCGCGCCGGAATGGGCTTTCTGGATGGAATGCAGAACCTCATCCCGTCGGCCCGTGTCGCCTTTATCGGCCTTTACCGCGATCCGACCTCGCTTAAGAGCGTCGAATACTATTTCAAGGCGCCAGAGGACGTGGCAGACCGCTTGGTGGTTGTGATGGACCCCATGCTGGCGACTGGCAATTCGGCCATTGCCGCGGTGGATATGCTGAAAGACAAGGGCGTTACCAAGCTTCGCCTGATGTGCCTTCTGGCGGCCCCCGAAGGGGTGGAGAAGTTCACCAAGGCCCATCCGGACGTGCATGTCTGGACAGCGGCGGTCGACGACCATCTCAACGATCACGGCTATATCGTCCCCGGCCTCGGCGATGCGGGTGACCGCATGTTCGGCACCAAATAG
- a CDS encoding methyl-accepting chemotaxis protein yields the protein MNWKDFSVSKKVIGAFAIVLATTIALGLLALGDLSRLNNDAKDLRTNWLPSIQYLGDVQYVATRYRAYEASMLLVEGDQAAIDNRTRMSLGQQVDKYLDEYERLVTDDHERQLFNALKEKWTTYRQMDAKLVEIYQAQGAKAGSDFLTHDMRTSFKALLDVLQDAVKYNRDGGEASGKHGEATFDSSRLIILFSLAAAALLCSLAGWALIRGVSTPLGHMTGAMGELARGNLNAAVPCAGQKDEIGALAEAMTSFKNQLAAAERAKAEQTKIIVESIGQGLSRLAEGDLTHQVTADLSGEFAKLKSDFNSAIERLRDTMQSVLDSTYQIASNASEISIAADDLSRRTEQQAAGLEETAAALEEITATVKTTTANTREVTVNVTSAKAAAENGGRVVETAVKAMDAIAQSSKQITDIIGVIDEIAFQTNLLALNAGVEAARAGDAGRGFAVVASEVRALAQRSSEAAKEIKALINTSSEQVGAGVKYVGESGEALKRIVDQVVQINAVVGEMASAAEQQATGIEQVNIAVSHMDQATQQNAAMVEESTAASRSLAGETKKLTEIVSFFRVGERNRVAETVSARPVKAVSRPPVTPRRANRVGAARLAAKPQVSTAAETSDWSEF from the coding sequence GTGAACTGGAAAGACTTTTCCGTTTCCAAGAAAGTCATTGGCGCTTTTGCCATTGTCCTGGCGACCACCATCGCTTTGGGTTTGCTCGCGCTCGGTGACCTTTCACGGCTGAATAACGACGCCAAGGATCTGCGCACCAACTGGCTGCCATCCATTCAATATCTGGGAGACGTGCAATACGTCGCGACGCGCTATCGGGCTTATGAAGCCTCCATGCTTCTGGTGGAAGGCGATCAGGCGGCGATTGATAACCGCACCCGCATGTCGCTCGGCCAGCAGGTCGATAAGTATTTGGATGAGTATGAGCGTTTGGTCACCGACGATCACGAGCGCCAGCTCTTCAATGCGCTGAAGGAAAAATGGACCACTTATCGCCAGATGGACGCCAAGCTTGTGGAGATCTATCAGGCGCAAGGGGCGAAAGCGGGGTCAGATTTCCTGACACACGACATGCGCACCAGCTTCAAGGCGCTGCTCGATGTGTTGCAGGATGCCGTCAAATATAACCGCGATGGCGGTGAGGCGTCCGGCAAGCATGGCGAGGCGACGTTTGACTCGTCTCGCCTGATCATCCTCTTCTCGCTCGCCGCCGCCGCGCTTTTGTGCAGCCTCGCGGGATGGGCGCTTATCCGCGGTGTTTCCACGCCGTTGGGGCATATGACCGGCGCCATGGGGGAGCTGGCGCGCGGCAATCTCAATGCCGCCGTTCCCTGCGCCGGGCAGAAAGATGAAATCGGTGCGCTTGCGGAAGCCATGACGAGTTTCAAGAACCAGCTCGCGGCGGCCGAACGCGCCAAGGCGGAGCAGACCAAGATCATTGTCGAGAGTATCGGTCAGGGTCTCTCCCGTCTTGCGGAAGGCGATCTCACCCATCAAGTGACGGCCGATCTCAGCGGTGAGTTCGCTAAGCTGAAGAGCGATTTCAACAGCGCTATCGAGCGCCTGCGCGACACGATGCAGAGTGTGCTGGACTCCACCTACCAGATCGCGAGCAATGCGAGCGAGATTTCCATTGCGGCGGACGACCTTTCGCGGCGCACCGAGCAGCAGGCAGCTGGTCTCGAAGAAACCGCAGCCGCTTTGGAAGAGATCACCGCGACGGTGAAAACGACAACCGCGAACACGCGTGAAGTCACCGTAAATGTCACGAGCGCGAAAGCGGCGGCGGAAAATGGCGGTCGTGTGGTGGAAACCGCCGTCAAGGCGATGGATGCCATTGCACAGTCTTCCAAGCAGATTACCGACATCATCGGCGTGATCGACGAGATCGCTTTCCAGACAAATTTGCTCGCCTTGAACGCGGGCGTGGAAGCCGCACGTGCCGGCGATGCCGGACGAGGGTTCGCGGTGGTGGCATCGGAAGTGCGCGCTCTGGCGCAACGCTCCTCGGAAGCCGCCAAGGAGATCAAGGCGCTGATTAACACCTCGTCGGAGCAAGTTGGCGCGGGGGTGAAATATGTCGGCGAATCCGGAGAGGCGCTGAAGCGCATCGTCGATCAGGTGGTGCAGATCAATGCGGTGGTCGGCGAGATGGCCTCCGCTGCGGAACAGCAGGCGACGGGGATCGAGCAGGTCAACATCGCGGTCAGCCATATGGATCAGGCGACCCAGCAAAACGCCGCGATGGTGGAAGAATCCACCGCCGCTTCGCGCAGCCTTGCGGGTGAGACCAAGAAACTGACGGAGATCGTCTCCTTCTTCCGTGTCGGGGAGCGAAACCGTGTTGCCGAAACGGTCTCGGCGCGTCCGGTGAAAGCTGTTTCCCGCCCCCCTGTCACGCCGCGCCGTGCCAATCGTGTTGGGGCTGCGAGGCTTGCAGCGAAACCGCAAGTTTCTACGGCGGCAGAAACCAGTGATTGGTCAGAGTTTTAA
- a CDS encoding methyl-accepting chemotaxis protein, with product MALKDISVRNKVIGAFAVVLAATIALGMFAIINLGRQAAEADELRTDWLPSISSLGNFQYQITRYRSFQASILMVPAEQREKDTKTRIAVMEAADKALGQYLTMVDSPEERELAETIKAKWAEYKPTDDKLIAIFNAKGQADANYFLTHESRTIFNQLKDAVEKDVEFNRKGGEAAAIRADQTYKSARLLIMLALGLASALCCAAGWILIRGVSAPLSAMTDAMDGLARGNLNADVPCTDQEDEIGKLAGAMTSFKHQLADAERAKAEQTRLIVDSIGQGLSNLAKGDLTHQITADLTGEFAKLKTDFNAAIQRLRDTMQNVLDSAHQIDSNAGEISSAADDLSRRTEQQAAGLEETAAALEEITATVKKTSENTREVTANVASAKTAAEDGGRVVETAVKAMDAIAQSSKQITDIIGVIDEIAFQTNLLALNAGVEAARAGDAGRGFAVVASEVRALAQRSSDAAKQIKALINTSSEQVGAGVKYVGESGAALKRIVEQVVQINAVVGEMALAAEQQATGIEQVNAAVSQMDQATQQNAAMVEESTAASRSLAGETKKLTEIVSFFSVGGQNRSVAPSRQTRVTPTTRPVVRSGNRALAQKAQPKAEAEASDWAEF from the coding sequence ATGGCGTTGAAAGATATATCTGTTCGAAACAAAGTGATTGGCGCATTCGCGGTTGTTCTCGCCGCGACCATCGCGCTCGGAATGTTCGCGATCATCAATCTCGGTCGCCAGGCGGCTGAGGCCGACGAACTGCGCACGGATTGGCTTCCATCCATCAGCTCGCTGGGAAATTTCCAATATCAAATTACACGTTATCGCTCGTTCCAGGCCTCTATTCTGATGGTTCCTGCAGAGCAGCGCGAAAAGGATACCAAAACGCGCATTGCCGTGATGGAAGCGGCCGATAAAGCGCTGGGGCAATATCTGACGATGGTGGACTCCCCGGAAGAGCGCGAGCTCGCTGAGACCATCAAAGCCAAGTGGGCTGAATACAAGCCGACCGACGACAAGCTCATCGCGATCTTCAATGCCAAGGGGCAGGCGGACGCGAACTATTTCCTCACCCATGAATCGCGGACGATCTTCAACCAGTTGAAGGACGCTGTCGAAAAAGACGTCGAGTTCAACCGCAAGGGCGGCGAGGCCGCGGCCATCCGCGCCGACCAAACCTATAAGTCGGCGCGTCTTTTGATCATGCTAGCCTTAGGTCTTGCCTCGGCTTTGTGCTGCGCGGCGGGTTGGATTTTGATCCGTGGTGTCTCCGCGCCTTTGTCGGCCATGACGGACGCCATGGATGGCCTCGCGCGGGGCAACCTTAATGCGGACGTCCCTTGTACGGACCAGGAGGACGAAATCGGCAAGCTTGCTGGGGCCATGACGAGTTTCAAACATCAGCTCGCGGATGCCGAACGCGCCAAGGCAGAGCAGACGAGGCTTATCGTCGACAGTATCGGTCAAGGACTTTCAAATCTCGCCAAAGGCGATCTTACCCACCAGATCACCGCCGATCTCACCGGCGAATTTGCCAAGCTTAAGACCGATTTCAACGCTGCCATCCAGCGTTTGCGTGACACCATGCAGAACGTTCTGGATTCGGCGCATCAGATCGATTCCAATGCGGGAGAGATTTCCTCTGCTGCCGATGATCTTTCTCGCCGTACCGAACAGCAGGCAGCTGGCCTGGAAGAAACCGCAGCGGCGCTGGAAGAGATCACCGCTACCGTCAAGAAGACGAGTGAAAACACCCGCGAAGTCACGGCCAATGTCGCTTCCGCGAAGACGGCTGCCGAGGACGGCGGGCGTGTGGTTGAGACGGCGGTCAAGGCGATGGATGCCATCGCGCAATCGTCCAAGCAAATCACCGACATCATTGGTGTGATCGATGAAATCGCTTTCCAGACCAATCTTCTCGCCTTGAATGCGGGCGTCGAGGCAGCTCGCGCGGGCGATGCAGGTCGAGGTTTCGCTGTGGTGGCCTCGGAAGTGCGCGCGCTGGCGCAGCGCTCTTCGGATGCGGCCAAGCAGATCAAAGCGTTGATCAATACCTCTTCCGAACAGGTCGGAGCCGGCGTGAAATATGTCGGCGAATCCGGCGCAGCGCTGAAGCGCATCGTGGAGCAGGTGGTGCAGATCAACGCCGTGGTGGGCGAGATGGCGCTTGCAGCCGAACAGCAGGCGACCGGTATCGAGCAGGTCAACGCCGCCGTCAGTCAGATGGACCAGGCGACCCAGCAGAATGCCGCGATGGTGGAAGAATCTACCGCCGCTTCGCGCAGCTTGGCGGGCGAGACCAAGAAGCTGACCGAGATCGTCTCGTTCTTCAGCGTCGGCGGGCAAAATAGATCTGTCGCGCCGTCGCGTCAGACCCGCGTCACCCCCACTACACGTCCTGTGGTTCGTTCCGGCAATCGGGCGCTTGCGCAAAAGGCCCAACCCAAGGCGGAAGCCGAAGCCAGCGATTGGGCGGAGTTCTGA
- a CDS encoding AraC family transcriptional regulator — protein MHTLDEQQTTHFLKEVGLSAPSGTGFAFCDPHPRIFYGWHSHEYDQLLYSVHGMVHLETSDANYALPAARAAWIPAGLPHRTQLTDAEGISLYLAPSSSSPTEGRLRFLIVDTLLREMILHARRWQPGSAKDDAVAQSYFSTLSLICAERLTEEEPLRLPRVHDAAISRAMEYAIANLAQAQATQAAAAAHLSERSLRRRFSEVTGMSWQNWLTQAKILTAMRLLAEGERVTETALQVGFSSLSAFAQAFARITGETPSAYRTRLYRRH, from the coding sequence ATGCACACGCTCGATGAGCAGCAAACCACGCATTTCCTGAAGGAGGTCGGTCTTTCCGCGCCATCAGGCACCGGATTTGCTTTCTGCGATCCACACCCGCGCATTTTCTATGGCTGGCACAGCCACGAATATGATCAGCTTTTGTACAGCGTGCATGGCATGGTTCATCTGGAAACTTCTGACGCGAACTATGCCCTACCCGCAGCACGCGCCGCCTGGATACCAGCAGGGCTGCCGCATCGTACACAATTGACTGATGCCGAAGGCATTTCGCTGTATTTGGCACCAAGCAGCAGCAGCCCTACGGAAGGTCGCCTGCGCTTCCTCATCGTCGATACGCTTTTGCGCGAGATGATCCTGCATGCGCGCCGCTGGCAACCAGGATCGGCAAAAGATGATGCCGTTGCTCAGAGCTATTTTTCGACTCTGTCGCTGATTTGCGCCGAGCGCCTGACAGAGGAAGAGCCGCTGCGTTTACCCCGCGTGCACGACGCCGCGATCAGCCGCGCGATGGAGTATGCCATAGCCAATCTCGCGCAAGCTCAGGCGACACAGGCAGCCGCCGCCGCCCATCTCTCCGAACGCAGTCTGCGCCGCAGATTTTCCGAAGTGACGGGAATGTCGTGGCAGAACTGGCTGACGCAGGCCAAGATTCTCACGGCCATGCGGCTGTTGGCGGAGGGCGAGAGAGTCACCGAGACCGCGTTACAAGTTGGGTTTTCCTCGTTGAGTGCTTTCGCGCAAGCCTTCGCCCGCATCACCGGCGAAACGCCCAGTGCGTATCGCACTAGGCTGTATCGCCGGCACTAG
- a CDS encoding class I SAM-dependent methyltransferase, with the protein MRDADPHNAKVVDQFTRWAERFSKEPLHAEPDAMQRLLAAVAPQSSSRVLDVACGPGIVACALARYAAKVTGVDLTAAMLEEAKLRQEREGLTNLTWMQADATELPFGDECFDVVVTRYSFHHMRQPEKALSEMRRVCRAGGRVVVVDATPTTETQLAYDAMETLRDPSHASALTVAQIRHYAKDLGLKEVAYDFHWLEAALEPLADQDRMGALTAVFNADIESGADLIGVKARRTESGIRFSFPISVFAWLRD; encoded by the coding sequence ATGAGGGACGCAGACCCGCATAATGCGAAAGTTGTCGACCAGTTTACCCGCTGGGCGGAACGTTTTTCGAAAGAACCGCTTCACGCCGAACCAGATGCGATGCAGCGGCTTCTTGCGGCGGTTGCGCCACAATCTTCGTCGCGCGTTCTCGATGTCGCTTGCGGTCCCGGTATCGTGGCCTGCGCACTGGCCCGCTACGCGGCGAAGGTAACGGGCGTTGATCTCACCGCGGCTATGCTGGAAGAGGCGAAGCTCCGTCAGGAACGAGAGGGGCTCACCAATCTCACCTGGATGCAAGCTGATGCCACTGAGCTGCCTTTCGGCGATGAGTGCTTCGATGTCGTTGTGACGCGCTACAGTTTTCACCATATGCGCCAGCCAGAGAAAGCCTTATCCGAGATGCGGCGCGTCTGCCGCGCGGGTGGTCGTGTGGTGGTGGTGGATGCGACGCCAACGACGGAAACCCAATTGGCTTACGACGCTATGGAGACGCTGCGTGATCCCTCGCATGCCAGCGCCTTGACGGTTGCACAGATCCGTCACTACGCCAAAGATCTCGGCTTGAAGGAAGTCGCTTATGATTTCCATTGGCTGGAGGCCGCGCTTGAGCCCTTGGCGGATCAGGATCGGATGGGCGCGCTAACCGCCGTATTCAATGCGGATATCGAAAGCGGAGCGGACCTCATCGGCGTCAAGGCGCGCCGCACAGAGAGCGGCATTCGCTTCAGTTTTCCGATTTCCGTATTTGCGTGGCTAAGAGATTAG
- the glgA gene encoding glycogen synthase GlgA — protein MSLKVLSVVSEAYPLVKTGGLGDVAGALPSALAPHGVEVTTFLPGYPSVMKALRDAVVLHSYDSLFGEKAQILSGWAGKLKLIVLDLPGFYDRPGGPYCDASGKDWDDNWRRFGAFSRAAADVAQGKFNMPSFDVLHAHDWQAAMAPAYLHYDGAHVPSIMTVHNIAFAGWFPNDIFVWLGLPWHAYSMHGVEYYGGVGFLKAGLFCADAITTVSPTYAEEIGDAHFGMGLEGLVRARRDRVYGIVNGIDTEVWNPAEDPHLLAQYERLTLNRRLQNRLQVEKAFDLDGGTGPIFCVVSRLTTQKGMDVLAGMAENIVTMGGRLALIGTGEHYIENAFMDAAKRFKGRIGVKIGYDEELSHLLQGGSDAILVPSRFEPCGLTQLYGLRYGCVPIAAHTGGLADTIIDANEAALSAGVATGFLFDEVNHDTLSRVLSHAIYRYQDRPTWKALQEQGMRMDFSWRRSGQRYAELYRRFAKKNAPELAEEPAPEEPLQEAVSG, from the coding sequence ATGAGCTTAAAAGTCCTCTCCGTCGTCTCCGAAGCCTATCCCCTGGTGAAAACGGGCGGGCTTGGAGACGTTGCGGGAGCGCTACCATCAGCCTTGGCCCCGCATGGCGTGGAGGTCACGACCTTCCTTCCCGGCTACCCCTCGGTAATGAAGGCGCTGCGCGATGCGGTGGTGCTGCACAGCTATGACAGCTTGTTCGGCGAAAAGGCGCAGATCCTCAGTGGCTGGGCGGGCAAGCTGAAGCTGATCGTGCTCGACCTGCCCGGCTTTTATGATCGTCCGGGCGGACCTTATTGCGATGCCAGCGGCAAAGACTGGGATGATAACTGGCGCCGTTTCGGAGCCTTCTCCCGCGCTGCCGCGGATGTCGCGCAGGGCAAGTTCAACATGCCCAGCTTCGATGTGCTGCATGCCCATGATTGGCAGGCGGCGATGGCGCCGGCGTATCTGCACTACGATGGCGCCCATGTGCCGAGCATCATGACGGTGCATAACATCGCTTTCGCGGGCTGGTTTCCCAACGATATCTTCGTTTGGCTTGGCCTGCCCTGGCATGCCTATTCCATGCATGGTGTCGAATATTATGGCGGCGTCGGCTTCTTGAAAGCCGGGCTGTTCTGCGCCGACGCCATCACCACGGTAAGCCCGACCTATGCCGAAGAAATCGGAGACGCGCATTTCGGTATGGGGCTGGAAGGCCTGGTGCGGGCAAGGCGCGACCGCGTCTATGGCATCGTCAACGGTATCGACACCGAGGTCTGGAATCCCGCCGAGGACCCGCACCTTCTGGCGCAATATGAGCGCCTGACCCTGAACCGCCGTTTGCAAAATCGTTTGCAGGTCGAAAAGGCCTTCGATCTGGACGGCGGCACGGGGCCCATTTTCTGCGTCGTCAGTCGCCTTACGACGCAGAAAGGCATGGATGTGCTCGCCGGGATGGCGGAGAACATTGTCACCATGGGTGGACGCCTGGCTTTGATCGGTACGGGCGAGCACTACATCGAAAACGCCTTCATGGACGCGGCCAAACGCTTCAAGGGGCGGATCGGCGTCAAGATTGGGTATGACGAGGAGCTTTCGCATCTTCTGCAAGGCGGATCGGATGCGATTTTGGTGCCCTCGCGCTTTGAACCTTGCGGGCTGACGCAGCTATATGGCTTGCGCTATGGCTGCGTGCCGATTGCGGCGCATACGGGCGGCCTCGCGGACACCATCATCGATGCCAATGAGGCGGCGCTTTCTGCGGGCGTAGCCACGGGCTTCCTCTTCGATGAGGTCAATCACGATACGCTGTCGCGAGTCCTCTCTCACGCGATCTATCGCTATCAGGACCGCCCGACTTGGAAAGCGCTTCAGGAACAAGGCATGCGGATGGATTTTTCCTGGCGTCGCAGCGGCCAGCGCTATGCTGAACTCTACCGCCGCTTCGCCAAAAAGAACGCGCCTGAATTGGCTGAAGAGCCCGCGCCGGAAGAACCTCTTCAGGAAGCCGTTAGCGGCTAA
- the glgC gene encoding glucose-1-phosphate adenylyltransferase: MVMERRYPLARDTMAYVLAGGRGSRLKELTDVRAKPAVYFGGKARIIDFALSNAVNSGIRRIAVATQYKAHSLIRHLQSGWNFFRPERNESFDILPASQRVSEGLWYQGTADAVYQNIDIIHSNNPEYMVILAGDHVYKMDYELMLIQHVDSGADVTIGCLEVSKEEAKGFGVMGVDEKGIITSFVEKPSDPPTIPGKPDTCLASMGIYVFNTKKLFEELRRDAATPGSSRDFGKDIIPYLVKHGKAVAHKFSDSCVRAEGESEPYWRDVGTVDAYWEANIDLTDVVPKLDLYDRKWPLWTYAEISPPAKFVHDLEGRRGSAVASLVSGDCIISGAHLRRCLCFTGVRANSFSVLEDAVILPRCYIGRSARLRKVVLDRDVIIPEGMVVGEDPELDAKRFRRTESGVCLITQAMIDRLS; encoded by the coding sequence ATGGTTATGGAGCGTAGATACCCGCTGGCCCGAGATACTATGGCCTATGTGCTTGCGGGGGGCCGCGGCTCGCGGCTGAAGGAGCTCACCGATGTCCGCGCCAAGCCCGCGGTCTATTTCGGCGGCAAAGCCCGCATCATCGATTTCGCTCTTTCCAATGCGGTCAACTCCGGCATCCGCCGCATTGCGGTGGCTACCCAATACAAAGCCCATTCGCTGATCCGCCATCTGCAATCGGGCTGGAACTTCTTCCGCCCCGAGCGTAACGAAAGCTTCGACATTCTGCCTGCCTCGCAACGCGTGTCGGAGGGCCTTTGGTATCAGGGCACGGCGGATGCGGTGTACCAGAACATCGACATCATCCACTCTAACAACCCCGAATACATGGTCATCCTGGCGGGCGACCACGTCTACAAGATGGATTACGAGCTGATGCTCATCCAGCACGTGGATTCGGGCGCGGACGTCACCATTGGCTGCCTGGAAGTCTCCAAGGAAGAAGCCAAGGGCTTCGGGGTGATGGGCGTGGACGAAAAAGGCATCATCACGAGCTTCGTCGAGAAGCCCTCTGACCCGCCGACCATTCCCGGCAAGCCCGATACCTGCCTCGCCTCCATGGGCATCTATGTCTTCAATACCAAGAAGCTGTTCGAAGAGCTCCGCCGCGATGCAGCCACGCCGGGCTCCAGCCGCGACTTCGGTAAGGACATCATCCCCTACCTCGTCAAACACGGCAAAGCGGTGGCGCATAAATTCTCAGACTCCTGCGTCCGTGCGGAAGGCGAAAGCGAACCCTATTGGCGTGACGTTGGGACGGTGGATGCCTATTGGGAAGCCAATATCGACCTGACCGATGTGGTACCCAAGCTCGACCTTTATGACCGCAAATGGCCACTTTGGACCTATGCGGAAATCTCCCCGCCTGCCAAATTCGTGCACGACCTGGAAGGACGGCGCGGTTCGGCTGTGGCCTCTCTTGTTTCCGGCGACTGCATCATTTCGGGCGCGCATTTGCGCCGCTGCCTTTGCTTCACCGGCGTACGAGCCAACAGCTTCTCGGTTCTGGAGGATGCTGTTATCCTGCCGCGCTGCTATATTGGCCGCTCGGCACGCTTGCGCAAAGTGGTTCTGGACCGTGACGTCATCATCCCGGAAGGAATGGTGGTGGGCGAGGACCCGGAACTCGATGCCAAGCGTTTCAGGCGTACTGAATCTGGTGTGTGTCTTATAACTCAGGCGATGATCGACCGGCTGTCATGA
- a CDS encoding P-II family nitrogen regulator encodes MKLISAIIQPHRLEIVRDALLATGVEGMTVTEVRGYGRQKGHKEVYRGAEYTISFIPKLKLEVAVTDERAEAVIAAIQKAAHTGKIGDGKIFVLDLEAALRVRTGERDGDAL; translated from the coding sequence ATGAAGCTCATCAGCGCCATTATCCAGCCGCATCGCCTCGAAATCGTCCGCGACGCCCTTTTGGCGACAGGCGTGGAAGGCATGACCGTCACCGAAGTGCGCGGCTATGGCCGTCAGAAAGGCCATAAAGAGGTCTATCGCGGTGCCGAATACACGATTTCCTTCATCCCAAAGCTCAAGCTCGAAGTCGCGGTCACCGATGAGCGCGCTGAGGCGGTTATCGCCGCGATTCAGAAAGCAGCCCATACCGGCAAGATCGGCGACGGCAAGATCTTTGTGCTGGACCTTGAAGCCGCCTTGCGCGTGCGCACCGGCGAGCGCGACGGCGACGCGCTGTAA
- a CDS encoding ammonium transporter, with protein sequence MINGADTVWLMVSSALVLMMTLPALGFFYAGLVQAKNILSVLFQTFAIAAMVSLFWFVFVYSECFSGSGAWIGDLKAAFLNHMARGSIHPGTAIPESVFVMYQMTFAAITPALIIGAYVERIKFGAVLLFSALWLVLVYAPACHWIWGGGFLAQWGAMDFAGGIVVHLTAGLSALLAAWALGPRRGFPHSVNPPHAPWMVMVGAAFLWVGWFGFNAGSALKAGADAGMTMLATHLAAATATCVWMGIEWIKFGKPSLVGAVTGTVAGLATITPASGYVGPEGAVVLGILGGLVTYGAVLVVKRHMKVDDALDVLGVHGVGGALGSLVLPFVTGLGNGGTALARSVGAQFLVQLEAVAIVGAWSLIATALIILAVKKVAGWHIGREGEIQGLDFTSHGEAGYHSAG encoded by the coding sequence ATGATCAACGGGGCGGATACGGTTTGGCTGATGGTCTCCAGCGCGCTGGTGCTGATGATGACCCTGCCCGCGCTGGGATTTTTCTATGCCGGGCTGGTGCAGGCCAAAAACATCCTTTCCGTGTTGTTTCAGACTTTCGCCATTGCCGCGATGGTCTCCCTCTTCTGGTTCGTCTTTGTATATAGCGAGTGCTTCTCAGGTTCGGGGGCCTGGATTGGCGATCTGAAGGCCGCGTTCCTGAACCATATGGCGCGCGGCAGCATCCATCCCGGCACAGCCATCCCCGAAAGCGTCTTTGTGATGTATCAGATGACCTTCGCAGCCATCACCCCGGCGCTGATCATCGGCGCCTATGTGGAGCGCATCAAATTCGGCGCCGTGCTGCTCTTTTCCGCCCTCTGGCTGGTGCTGGTCTATGCCCCAGCCTGTCACTGGATTTGGGGCGGTGGCTTTCTCGCCCAATGGGGCGCAATGGATTTCGCGGGCGGCATCGTGGTGCATCTGACGGCAGGGCTTTCCGCCCTCCTCGCCGCCTGGGCTCTGGGGCCGCGCCGCGGCTTCCCCCATTCCGTCAACCCGCCCCATGCGCCTTGGATGGTGATGGTCGGCGCGGCCTTCCTCTGGGTTGGCTGGTTCGGCTTCAACGCTGGCTCGGCCCTGAAAGCGGGGGCGGATGCGGGCATGACCATGCTGGCGACCCACCTTGCCGCTGCGACCGCGACCTGTGTCTGGATGGGTATCGAATGGATCAAATTCGGCAAGCCGTCCCTGGTCGGCGCGGTGACCGGCACGGTGGCGGGGCTCGCCACCATCACCCCGGCTTCGGGCTATGTGGGCCCCGAAGGCGCGGTCGTGCTGGGCATTCTGGGCGGGCTCGTCACCTATGGCGCGGTGCTGGTGGTCAAACGCCATATGAAGGTCGATGACGCGCTGGACGTTTTGGGGGTGCATGGCGTGGGCGGCGCCTTGGGCAGCTTGGTTCTGCCGTTTGTGACGGGGCTCGGCAACGGCGGCACAGCCCTCGCCCGCAGTGTTGGCGCCCAATTCCTGGTTCAGCTTGAAGCCGTGGCAATCGTGGGCGCCTGGTCGCTCATCGCGACGGCTCTCATTATACTAGCAGTCAAGAAAGTCGCCGGTTGGCATATCGGACGCGAGGGCGAAATCCAGGGCCTCGATTTCACCAGCCATGGCGAAGCCGGATACCACTCAGCAGGTTAG